GAGCGGCCGCAGCGACGGCTTGCCCGCCCGGGTCGCGCCGGATGTGTGGGTCGGGCCGGTGGCCGTGGGCGGCTGGCCCCGGCAGCAGGTGGAGTCCTGGCTGGCCGGCCTGGCCGGGCAGGTGGCCATGCCGCCTGAGGATGCCCGCCTGGATCCGGCCAACCGGGCGGTCATTCCCGGCGCCGCCGGCCTGGCCCTGGACGTCCCCGCCAGCCTGGAGGCCATTCTGCGGGCGCCCCGGGGCAGCCGGGTCGACCTGGCCTTCCGGGCCCTCCCGCCCCGGCAAGACCTGGACGACTTCCCCGCCGGGCCCGTCTACCACGGCAACCGCCGCAAGCAGGTCGTCACCTTCCTGGTCAACGTGGCCTGGGGCGAGGAGTATCTGCCCGCCATGCTGGATGCCCTTGCCCAGGGCGGCGCCCGGGTGACCTTCTTCCCGGTGGGGCGCTGGGCCGAATCCCATCCCGACCTGGTGGCGGCCATGGCGCGGGGCGGCCACGAGCTGGGCAACCACGGCTACTCCGATGCCCTCGACCTGGAAGGGGCACCCGCCGAGACCGTGCTGGCCGACCTGCGCCGCGGCGCGGAGGCGGTGGCCCGGGCGGCGGGTGTCGACCCGGCGTCCATCCGCTTCTACAGCACCCACCGGGGGGTGCGCACCGCCGCCGTGGAGCAGGCGGCGGCCGCGGCCGGCGTGCGGTTGATCTACTGGAGCCTGGATACGGTGGACTGGATGAAACCGGCTCCCGAGGCCATGGCCCGCCGCATCGTGACCCAGGCCCAGCCCGGCGACCTCATCCTGATGCACCCCACGGCGGTGACGGTCCAGGCCCTGCCCGCCATGGTCCAGGGCCTCCAGCGGCGCGGCCTTGCCATCGTGCCCCTGGGCGAGTTGCTCTCGCCCCTGCCCGCCGGCGAGGCGGATCCCGCCTTCCGCCCCCTGGTGCCCCCGGGACCCGTCTTGGCCGGGCGGTTTGACCCGCCGCCTTTTGGTCCTGACCCGGCCGGTCCCGGCCGCGCGGAAGAAGGACTCCTGTCCGCCCCG
This is a stretch of genomic DNA from Thermaerobacter sp. PB12/4term. It encodes these proteins:
- a CDS encoding polysaccharide deacetylase family protein codes for the protein MAAGGRGRRGPAGARRWWWAAGWILLIAAAMALGKAGWSPFRLLPWSGRSDGLPARVAPDVWVGPVAVGGWPRQQVESWLAGLAGQVAMPPEDARLDPANRAVIPGAAGLALDVPASLEAILRAPRGSRVDLAFRALPPRQDLDDFPAGPVYHGNRRKQVVTFLVNVAWGEEYLPAMLDALAQGGARVTFFPVGRWAESHPDLVAAMARGGHELGNHGYSDALDLEGAPAETVLADLRRGAEAVARAAGVDPASIRFYSTHRGVRTAAVEQAAAAAGVRLIYWSLDTVDWMKPAPEAMARRIVTQAQPGDLILMHPTAVTVQALPAMVQGLQRRGLAIVPLGELLSPLPAGEADPAFRPLVPPGPVLAGRFDPPPFGPDPAGPGRAEEGLLSAPPAPSLR